Within the Poecilia reticulata strain Guanapo linkage group LG13, Guppy_female_1.0+MT, whole genome shotgun sequence genome, the region TTGCAACATGgcagaaactttgaaaacaatcagatatGTATTCAAATTAATCCCACTCATGGAAGTGGCAcgtattggattttttttggggTTGGTGAAAAGATCGGAATTGGGCTGTTCTAACTGTGGCAAAAAAGCCAGATATAGGTCGCATATGGGCAGAGATGGTGGATTTGGGTCACATTTGCTTGCTGTGTAAATGTAGCCAAAGTGAAGTCACACGCTCAGGAAAATGCACAACAGAATCCTGTCAGGGTGTGTGAGAGGTGACTTGTGTATCTCTTATTACTCAATTAATATAGAAATATGTTCTAAACGCtgctgagttgttttttttaacatatttaatatatcCAACCCTAATTATGCAATTGACTCTATGGTGACTTGGTtttccacagaaacaaaatgtaaatgtgtttaatgtctCTTAGTAAGGACACTAAAGTTTGGGACAAAAGAATAACCTATAAGTTATACAAacaagtaaaatgaatattCTGGCTTATTCCTACACAGTTGCAGACTGTGCAGTGGTGCCAACTTCCATTGGAGGGAGATAAAAAGAGCACCCTTTTGCAAAATGCATTAAGGACGCCAAAGAGACAGATTTTGCTAAATTTGTCTCTTGTCTGTCCTCCAAcacattgacattttttgggTTGTTTATAGTCACCAATTAACCTAATGTGTCTGGTTTTGGACTGTGGAGAGAATCTGGGGAGAACCCGTGCAAATACAGACAAAATCTTCAAAtgccacaaaacaaacaagcaaaaaaaaaaaaaaaaatactcatggAAACTAAGCCCATCTTTTTGCAAGGCAACAAGTGAAAAGTGTTGGCTGATTGGCAAAAAGGTGAAACAGATAAATATCCAGTCAgaaattttttgataaaatttaaataaaaaattttattttgttttctgtgttggtttaattagatttaagcaaaaaaaaaaacacacaaacacaNNNNNNNNNNNNNNNNNNNNNNNNNNNNNNNNNNNNNNNNNNNNNNNNNNNNNNNNNNNNtatatatatacacactcaGTGATTATATTCTCAGAAATACTGCAAAATAGGAATGTTTTGCATCTAAGGTAATTAACCTGCTTCATGTTCCACAGGTGTGCTTCAGCTGAGGATGGCAGGAGATTCCCGAGTCCTCATGGACCACAACATGGAGATAGGGGTAACGCCTGCACAGGTAAACTGCGAATCCACCATTTTTCGCCGAAAGGTTGATGTTTGCTAAACTCCAGTAAATAAGATGGGGAAGAATAAGAGGGAAGGAAACCAGGCTGTCAATCTGTGCAGAAGCTTAACAGTACTCAAAGTAAAATGGCTATTAAATATGCAACTGGTGTGCTGTAaagatgtgtttgtgtttttgagaagTGCTGACAAACAAAATATGATTACATTTCCTCAATACTCAGATCAATGCATAATTCAGTTTTGCTAGCACTGAGAATGATAAAGAAAAGACATCCAACACTTGCCTCTATAACAGATGGTGGAGTCATGCTTGTTATCTGCACTCATTCCCCAGCTGACTGGAACTTTTGGCGGATACTCAAGCTCGACAAAAAAAGGCTCaataaggaaaaggaaaaaaataaaaaataacttccacTTATTGCTGCCATTCTGAGGCtgttaattaatttgtttatggACCATCAACCCCAGGTACTGACTACAAAAGGCAGTACTAGTTGAGACATCTACTTCTATGACTCAATTAGACCATACAAGATGAAATGAATGAGCTTGTTTTCATGAGCGGTGTAAAAGAATGGCTTTCTACACAAGATACAAGATTTAAATATTGACTGCTAAAGAAGCACTTGAAATTGCGGGGCATGCTGCTTGTACGTTGTCATAGTAGACTATATAAAAGTGTGGCAGTTGTATCTTAAGGTTGGACCATTCAAGCTTAACTGATTGTCCACTGTAATATCAGCAGCACATGCTGCCACAGCTCAAAATCTCCTGCCCCCTCCTAGGGtaagtttaaaaagttgcaaGTAGTGAACTTATTGGCCGTGAATTTATAACTTTTATCTTGTGTTTATATGCTTTAATAACATTTCATCCAAACTGATCAAGTTGCTTCAATAAGTTATCGTCTCTCAGTTCTTCATTGAAATGTACCTTAAACAAGGATTAATATGAAGAAAATCAGTACAGTACACCCACATCTGACTAAACATGCATAATTAAACATAGGAGAGCAGTGAAAGTTCCCCTGACACATCAGTGATACTACCTTTAATAAACCTGTCTGGCAGGCTTTAATTGTAGGCTCCGTAATCAAAGGCACTGCAAGGACATTGTAGTGCTTTTGATTCATTTCTTTGCCAGCTAAACCGAGAGTGGAAAGCTCGTAAAGGCCAGCATGAACACAACAGGATGAAAACCTCTCAATGATATCTGCATAATACTGGACAACTATAGACTGCAGGTGTCCAATTAGCAGCAAAGTATATTGAGACAACGACACTTTGTCACAGGTCATAGGTTTGTTTGAAAGCTCCACATGGCTTTGTCTTGATGTATGTTTGTTATTGCTTCACTGCTATATGCTTGTGTGactcaaaagcaaaataaggTCAGCCTTTGTTGAAATACATCACCGAAAGTGTGAAGCTGTAGTGCTATTTTCATTAACCCTTGTGGAAAATGACATTCAATTCGGCAACAATGCATGGATGCTAATAAAAGCAGCTTGTGTCAATGATATCATAAGGGTATGTTGGAAAAGGATGAAAAATCTGCTCAAGCTAGCATCCCTTAGCATGCAAAAGGAGAGAACACAAGGGACACAGAGGGAGACAGGACACAGCTGTGGAGCCAGACCGCCTTGCTGGAGCGGGGCCAGCACAGACAAAGACCCCGGTGTCCTTGTGCTCTTTTGTCCTTAGTCTCTGCTTCTGTTCAGGTCTGGTCCATATGCACACATAGACTGGCACCTGCAATGTCAGTGGCAACCAGAGCACAGGAGGCAACTTTATAATGCAGCTATTGATTGCATTGGTGTCGCTGCCAGACAGCCAGGTGTAATGTGTGTTGGTTTTTCTAGGATCTCCGAGTAAATCCAATAAAACAAGTTCACTTCTAAAAACTTTACCCCAATAGTTCTAAAACCTTTTTACGACAAAAAGGACCACAATCTGTATGCGTTTTCAGGAGTTTCATTATCACGAGtgataatattttttgaaatataGACTGAAATTTGTTGTACCATAAAAAGAACAttagcaacatttaattatgtttccattttttgCTTGAAGGTTGAGATTTTAGGCAGCACAAGAACCTGTACTATAGTTTGAGAACCATACACTTACAAAACATAAAGGATGTAAGATAAATTTGTACAGGAAAATAAGGAGATGTTCAGTAAGAGCTTCTTTCAAGCTGTTTGTGcatgcttattttgttttaccttctgttttttttctctgtctctttttttgtccacCCCAGGTTAAGAAACTCCCGAAACATTTGCGGGAGCCTCAGATCTCAACCGAGCGAACCCACTTGATTTCAGAACCTGTAAAAAAGCCACGACAGCGGTATGTGCAGAAGGACGGCAAGTGCAACGTTCATCACGGAAATGTGCAAGAGACCTATCGTTACCTCAGTGACTTATTTACTACTCTGGTGGATCTGCGGTGGCGCttcagtttattaatttttaccTTGGTTTATGTGGTCAACTGGCTTTTCTTTGGGTTTCTCTGGTGGCTTATTGCACTGGTTCGTGGAGATCTGGTGCATGGAGATGAAGAGGGCTGGACCCCCTGTGTGGAAAACCTCAACAGTTTTGTCTCAGCTTTCCTCTTCTCTATTGAGACAGAGACCACCATTGGGTATGGCTATCGCGTCATTACAGAACGATGCCCTGAAGGTATTGTGCTGCTCTTGGTGCAAGCCATCTTGGGATCCATTGTCAACGCAATTATGGTGGGGTGCATGTTTGTCAAGATTTCACAGCCAAAGAACCGCGCCGAGACCCTCATGTTCTCAACCAACGCCGTCATATCGGTGCGGGACAACAAGATGTGCCTGATGTTTCGAGTGGGGGACTTGAGGAACTCTCACATTGTGGAGGCGTCAATTAGAGCGAAGCTCATCCGCTCACAGCAGACCAAAGAGGGGGAGTTCATCCCACTCAACCAGACTGACATTAACATCGGCTTTGACACGGGGGATGATCGGTTGTTCCTGGTGTCGCCACTCATCATTTCTCACGAGATCAACGAAAAGAGCCCCTTCTGGGAAATGTCCATGGCACAAATGGAGAAAGAGGAATTCGAAATCGTCGTTATCCTTGAGGGCATGGTTGAAGCCACAGGTATgaagaaggaaacaaatgaGAAAGTAGAATTGAAGGATATTCCAAGaattaataatgcattttgtttacaaagataAAGAGTACAAAGTGACATtaataatggatggatgagtaGAGGAAATGGAGAGGAAATAAAGGTGTTCTACGTATTTAATGttgtaatttataaaatgataaaaggcTAATTGACTTTTCTTGGAGcatcaaaaatattaagacaTTTAGTTCCGTATCATTAAAGTTGTAATGAGGATTTGGTATTTCATAAGCTGATGACTGCTCTTCAATCAAAAGGCCTCCGTGTAATTTTCTTAAATGGGACGTAAAACTAAAACCTACAAAAGCATTTCAAGTGTTTCCTTGTGCTCTCAGCCGCCCTCATCCCCATTATTGCTACTTAAAGGTTTTGTCTttgattgtgtttatttcaaaatgaataaagtgTAGCTACCCACACTACCGGTTTTTGTTTTGGGTAAATTCTGAGGTTCTGGTTGGTTACATTTACAAGGCACGTAtaacaggagctgctgctgtgagtAGTCAGAGGACAAGAATCCATAGTAAAATAGTCAGAATGTTGAAAAACAAtcccagtaaaaaaataaataaataaaaataaactaaactgtaTTTCTACACCAAGAATAAAGTTCTATTGCCAGAAGAACTGGCATAaaattccagttaatgattGGAAGAGAGAATCTATAGGAAGAATTATTGTTGATATTCTGTAACATAGTAATGTGCTttgaatttgtcatttttaatgatttgtgtTTCAGTTGCTCTCTCCCACATGGACAGCTGTCTAAACGCAAAATGCACAAGCCGtccatttgattttcttttgtgttattCAAATTTCTAGAGTGCATTGAACACAATGCAGAGATATGTCAAGTTTTCAGCTCATAGCTCCGCAAATAAAATACCTTTGTTCTTGGATATCcaactaaaaactgaaaacacataTGTTTTTGCAacattcttcttttgtttgtcttttgacAGATTCATAGGTCAGTGCAAAGatagtgagaaaataaaacaagatagtttagaacaagaaaatataatttatgtatcggtaataaaaaatgctgaagCCTTCccaaaaaaactataaaagctCTTCAGAATGTCACTTGATAAATACCCCGTAGAATATTAGAGTGTTAGTGTGACCCTTGTGAACTTTTAGTTAGCTTGGTAAAAACCAACCCCTTATTCTGCTCGTTGCTTTGTACAGAGGGTCTGGATGCTTACTGGAAATTgcttataatgtaaaaaaaaaccacctcCCAACGCAAAGAGAATTGCTGAGCCACAACATATTTCCAACTTTTATTTCTCAATGTTTATGGCCAATACAGATTGAATGACCTCTACTGCCATTGCAAAACTACAACCACAGGCAGACTACAGttcaaaaataacacagaaaatgaCATCATACTTGTTGAAATTTATTCTGAGAACTCAAGCTAATTGGGAAACGGTTCCAAGAGACATTTTTGTAGATCATAAAATGCTACGTGTTCCAAATTTCATAATACTCAATCGAAGCATGACTTGGAGCTGATCAGGTACTGTACAGGAATTAGGCCCTGTCCACTgaatatttgcataaatatgttgaaattGGTGCAGACCACATGATATATGTGTAAATTAAAGCTAGACTTATGGCTACAGTGTGATGTCTGCCTTCACTATTCCGCCAAGCCATACCGCCCAgtgaaaagtttctgttttggaTATCTGGTGAGATCGACTGTGTCCCATATGACTCAATCTCAAGTGAGTAGGTAAATGTGACCAGCAAGAGACCTTTCCATGTGACTTAGATATCTTCAGGTTTATACCTGTCAAGTTTTTAACTtgagaatatgggaaatgtcgcCGATGCTCTTGTTGTTGGACACCCCATACTGATCAATCAACATAGTTCAGATCTTCTATGCCAAGGAACTTGTGGCAAGAATGCAACGTCTTTGTTCTCTGTAATATTTTGATTGAAAGATGtccgtctttctttttttgctttctcatGCCGTTGAGCACTTGACTCAGCCACGCTCTCACCTTTCATTTTACTGAGACATCACACTGAGGTTATGCTATCACTGTCCTTGACTGCAAGgcaacagacaaacacaaattcCTAAATACCAAATTGTCCACTGTTATATGGAATTTAGTATTTGGAGCAAATGCCATAAGCATGTGAACTTGGTTAAAATGAAGAGTTTTCCATCACAACCATTTTGATATAGAGTTGTTAAAGTATTACCTGACCCAAATACGCATGCTCATTCCTAAACTGCCCTTGggtatgagtgtgtgcatgcCAGGTTGTCTGTTTTGCTCTGTGAAGGACTATTGAAGTTGCATGTAAACACCCATTTAGACcttttttaacccttgtgcgatCTTAGCTTTTGTTTACTCCCCTTGTCTTATGGGTCAAAAATGctaaaaccccaaaataaagCAGATTAATTGAATTTTAGATCCAAAATCTATTTTGCATGGTGAAACAATCtgttatttgtcattttaactcaatttaattcatttttttttatcatgtatgTTTTTGCTACATTATACAAAAAGATGATCAACAGTATtacactctttttttctttctaccacAGAGTGTCATAGCAGTTTTCCTTTACATAGTAAaggtttattattgtaattatatAAATGTGAACCTATTACTTCTGAATTAATTGcactaaaagtgaaaaaaagtcaacaatttgGAACTTTTTTGtcaattctttaatatttttttaggaaGTGAATTATAAAAATACCTCTTGTATTTGTATAATTCACTTTGCCTCTACGTATGCAAAGCAGGcaagacaacaaacaaaatgttgtttgtttttgtgaacaaTTGTCAACATCAACAGAAGAGTTGATGTTGACAACTTCAGCATCTTACGTTGAATAACATAAGGTGTTGAACCTCCTGCAAAATATTATGAGATGTTCGACATGAGATGAAGAACATCTTCTGCTCAACATAAGATGGATAACATAATCTGCATAACATAAGATGGAGAACATCTCAACAAAAAATGAAGTAGATGTAGGTATTAGAGAGAGTCTGTGTGTGGCCTTTGAACTCTTTTTCTGgtgtttaaatggttttataatTCACGGGTCCAAAATGACCCATAAGACAATCATTATACCCTAGTGGTGTACAGCCCACATGGAAAtatagacaaaaacaaagtatcaCTTTTTCTAATGATGGGGCTTTAGGGAATTTagg harbors:
- the kcnj5 gene encoding G protein-activated inward rectifier potassium channel 4; this translates as MAGDSRVLMDHNMEIGVTPAQVKKLPKHLREPQISTERTHLISEPVKKPRQRYVQKDGKCNVHHGNVQETYRYLSDLFTTLVDLRWRFSLLIFTLVYVVNWLFFGFLWWLIALVRGDLVHGDEEGWTPCVENLNSFVSAFLFSIETETTIGYGYRVITERCPEGIVLLLVQAILGSIVNAIMVGCMFVKISQPKNRAETLMFSTNAVISVRDNKMCLMFRVGDLRNSHIVEASIRAKLIRSQQTKEGEFIPLNQTDINIGFDTGDDRLFLVSPLIISHEINEKSPFWEMSMAQMEKEEFEIVVILEGMVEATGMTCQARSSYLDTEVLWGYRFTPVLSLEKGFYEVDYNNFHEVYETNTPVCSAKEQATKLRDEPLLPQLPLLSPEPKTQTFDPLDCLSELNPLSQDEKMEERDSSDRGENNGLAAALEEPPIAD